A genome region from Phoenix dactylifera cultivar Barhee BC4 unplaced genomic scaffold, palm_55x_up_171113_PBpolish2nd_filt_p 000416F, whole genome shotgun sequence includes the following:
- the LOC103697552 gene encoding protein FMP32, mitochondrial-like isoform X2, with translation MQKSEMTQDSNLSKFKSQVQSSQEHHFSLLQRETEKLKGDIEKMRSELRYEIEKVTAGQRLDLNLERGRMRDELAKQNAETTHLTSKLIREIHALRARLEAAKYDVIKYCIGTLVSISAVGLAIVRILM, from the exons ATGCAGAAG AGTGAGATGACTCAGGATTCCAATCTCTCGAAATTCAAGTCCCAGGTGCAGAGTTCCCAA GAGCACCATTTTTCTTTGTTGCAACGCGAGACAGAAAAACTTAAGGGCGATATCGAGAAAATGCGGAGTGAGCTTAG GTATGAGATCGAGAAAGTTACTGCAGGGCAACGCTTGGATCTAAACCTTGAAAGAGG gcgcatgcGTGATGAATTGGCCAAGCAAAATGCTGAAACTACTCATCTCACGAGCAAGCTTATTCGG GAAATCCATGCATTGAGGGCCCGGTTGGAGGCAGCAAAATATGATGTTATAAAATACTGCATAGGTACCCTTGTGTCAATATCTGCAGTTGGTCTGGCCATTGTCCGCATTCTGATGTAa
- the LOC103697552 gene encoding protein FMP32, mitochondrial-like isoform X1, which translates to MSAAGIVCKRGRAALGFHSRSGWAALTGGSPHSLLPSDRFSFPSLSSSGDSQRCISQLVKGKRAFLLDTLALFRRLEAQGVLSKHAEAITSTITQVLNDSLDNVAQTFVSKGEMQKSEMTQDSNLSKFKSQVQSSQEHHFSLLQRETEKLKGDIEKMRSELRYEIEKVTAGQRLDLNLERGRMRDELAKQNAETTHLTSKLIREIHALRARLEAAKYDVIKYCIGTLVSISAVGLAIVRILM; encoded by the exons ATGTCGGCTGCTGGAATTGTTTGCAAGAGAGGCAGGGCTGCGTTGGGATTCCATTCGAGGTCCGGGTGGGCAGCATTGACGGGCGGGAGTCCCCACAGCCTCTTGCCGTCTGATCGTTTTTCATTCCCCAGCCTTTCTTCCTCCGGGGATTCACAGCGTTGCATCTCTCAACTCGTCAAGGGAAAGAGGGCCTTCCTTCTTGATACTTTGGCGCTG TTTAGAAGATTGGAGGCGCAGGGAGTCCTATCAAAGCATGCGGAGGCAATCACATCTACTATTACTCAAGTTTTGAATGATAGCTTGGATAATGTGGCCCAGACCTTCGTATCCAAGGGAGAGATGCAGAAG AGTGAGATGACTCAGGATTCCAATCTCTCGAAATTCAAGTCCCAGGTGCAGAGTTCCCAA GAGCACCATTTTTCTTTGTTGCAACGCGAGACAGAAAAACTTAAGGGCGATATCGAGAAAATGCGGAGTGAGCTTAG GTATGAGATCGAGAAAGTTACTGCAGGGCAACGCTTGGATCTAAACCTTGAAAGAGG gcgcatgcGTGATGAATTGGCCAAGCAAAATGCTGAAACTACTCATCTCACGAGCAAGCTTATTCGG GAAATCCATGCATTGAGGGCCCGGTTGGAGGCAGCAAAATATGATGTTATAAAATACTGCATAGGTACCCTTGTGTCAATATCTGCAGTTGGTCTGGCCATTGTCCGCATTCTGATGTAa